A single Carettochelys insculpta isolate YL-2023 chromosome 2, ASM3395843v1, whole genome shotgun sequence DNA region contains:
- the SEC22C gene encoding vesicle-trafficking protein SEC22c isoform X4, giving the protein MSMILFACVVRVRDGLPLSASTDFHLNKDFLECRKRLKALSLILAQYPDRGTATGHGFSIHFHSAGDIACMGICSSTYPTIMAFCFLEELQWQFSASYDTTSIGLATRPYAFLEFDNIIQKVKHLFNYTNCSQMKNNLEKIQEELKFHPPVLLKLEDTELMNGMVNGHTEIHMGSAPTYRMQPVTPLGILSLVLNIMCGALNLIRGVHLAEYSFQEDHEGVGNVIAFLLSSLACIFQVSFRGTDPLLQTIAIPEQTQYLRHREPKTVIKVDKSEKNDQVQQGR; this is encoded by the exons ATGTCCATGATCCTTTTTGCCTGTGTGGTGAGGGTGAGGGACGGACTTCCACTTTCAGCCTCCACAGATTTTCATCTCAACAAGGACTTTCTGGAATGCAGAAAGAGACTGAAGGCATTATCATTAATTCTGGCACAGTATCCTGATCGAGGCACAGCAACAGGACATGGCTTCAGCATACA ttttcattctGCTGGGGATATCGCCTGCATGGGGATCTGCTCCAGTACTTACCCAACCATCATGGCATTTTGCTTCCTTGAggagctccagtggcaattttCTGCTTCATATGACACTACAAGTATCGGCTTGGCCACCAGACCCTATGCATTTCTCGAATTTG ATAATATTATTCAGAAAGTAAAACACCTTTTCAACTATACAAACTGCTCTCAAATGAAGAACAACTTGGAGAAGATTCAGGAAGAGTTGAAGTTCCATCCTCCTGTGCTTCTGAAACTAGAGGATACTGAGCTGATGAACGGGATGGTTAATGGGCACACAGAAATACACATGGGTTCTG CCCCTACCTACAGAATGCAACCTGTAACTCCATTGGGGATTCTTTCTCTTGTACTCAACATCATGTGTGGTGCTTTGAACCTCATTCGTGGAGTCCATTTAGCAGAGTATTCTTTTCAG gaagaccatgagggAGTTGGAAATGTAATAGCGTTTCTCCTTTCTTCTCTAGCCTGCATTTTTCAG gtgagctttcgtgggacagacccacttcttcagaccatagccataccggaacagactcaatatttaaggcacagagaaccaaaaacagtaatcaaggtggacaaatcagaaaaaaatgatcaag